One Cellulosimicrobium protaetiae genomic region harbors:
- a CDS encoding ATP-binding cassette domain-containing protein: protein MTEPMIAVQGLEKSYGDHAVLRGVDLTVRRGEIFALLGPNGAGKTTTVNILTTLVRPDGGTARVAGADVVHDAARVRETIALTGQYASVDEFQTGRENLVMMGELAHLPRRAVRRRADELLARFDLTDAADRRVGTYSGGMRRRLDLAISLVADPAVLVLDEPTTGLDPASRAQLWDVVRGLAADGTTVLLTTQYLEEADRLADTIAVLHDGRVAARGTTAELKALVAGDHVRVAFDDPASLAAAVGLAPTLGLARTTTDEKDLSLTAPSDDPVRTIRDVLAAADSHDLAVVGVSVVKPTLDDVFLALTRKEGAR from the coding sequence CGAGATCTTCGCGCTGCTCGGGCCCAACGGCGCGGGCAAGACCACGACCGTCAACATCCTCACGACCCTCGTGCGGCCCGACGGCGGCACGGCCCGCGTCGCCGGCGCCGACGTCGTGCACGACGCGGCGCGGGTGCGCGAGACGATCGCGCTCACGGGCCAGTACGCGTCGGTGGACGAGTTCCAGACGGGCCGCGAGAACCTCGTCATGATGGGCGAGCTCGCGCACCTCCCCCGGCGCGCGGTGCGGCGACGCGCGGACGAGCTCCTCGCCCGCTTCGACCTCACCGACGCCGCCGACCGCCGGGTCGGGACGTACTCGGGCGGCATGCGCCGTCGCCTCGACCTCGCGATCAGCCTGGTCGCCGACCCGGCGGTGCTGGTCCTCGACGAGCCGACGACGGGACTCGACCCGGCGTCGCGCGCCCAGCTCTGGGACGTCGTCCGCGGCCTGGCCGCCGACGGGACGACGGTCCTGCTGACGACCCAGTACCTGGAGGAGGCAGACCGCCTCGCCGACACGATCGCCGTCCTGCACGACGGCCGCGTCGCCGCGCGTGGCACGACGGCCGAGCTCAAGGCTCTCGTCGCGGGCGACCACGTGCGCGTCGCGTTCGACGACCCCGCGAGCCTCGCGGCCGCCGTCGGGCTCGCGCCGACGCTGGGGCTCGCCCGCACGACCACGGACGAGAAGGACCTGTCGCTCACCGCGCCGAGCGACGACCCCGTCCGCACGATCCGCGACGTGCTCGCCGCGGCCGACTCCCACGATCTCGCCGTCGTCGGGGTCAGCGTCGTCAAGCCCACGCTCGACGACGTCTTCCTCGCCCTGACCCGGAAGGAGGGCGCCCGATGA
- a CDS encoding ABC transporter permease: MSASTATTLDRPRSATPSRARQTPATAARDVRTMVARETRRQLRSVDGLITAFALPVMIMLVFVVIFGGAIGGDDYIDYVVPGVLVMCLGFGSATAAVGVAQDMTSGTIDRFKTLPIFGPSALWGHVVASVARNLASAVVVVAVALALGFRPDAGLGDWLGLVAFAVLAVLTFTWLSVALGLVLSVEASQSVNFLFLFVPYLSSGFVEIETMPSWLHGFAENQPFTPIIETFRGLLAGAPDATTVLTAIAWLVGFLAASCATGSILYRRRTAR; encoded by the coding sequence ATGAGCGCCTCGACCGCGACCACCCTGGACCGCCCCCGCAGCGCCACGCCGTCGCGCGCACGGCAGACCCCGGCGACCGCCGCGCGCGACGTGCGCACCATGGTCGCGCGCGAGACGCGACGACAGCTCCGCAGCGTCGACGGGCTCATCACCGCGTTCGCGCTGCCCGTGATGATCATGCTCGTGTTCGTCGTCATCTTCGGCGGCGCGATCGGCGGGGACGACTACATCGACTACGTCGTCCCGGGCGTGCTCGTGATGTGCCTCGGGTTCGGCTCGGCGACCGCCGCCGTCGGCGTCGCGCAGGACATGACGTCGGGCACGATCGACCGGTTCAAGACGCTGCCGATCTTCGGGCCGTCCGCCCTGTGGGGGCACGTCGTGGCGAGCGTCGCGCGCAACCTCGCGTCCGCCGTCGTCGTGGTGGCCGTGGCGCTCGCGCTGGGCTTCCGCCCCGACGCCGGGCTGGGCGACTGGCTGGGCCTCGTCGCGTTCGCCGTGCTCGCGGTGCTCACCTTCACCTGGCTGAGCGTCGCGCTCGGCCTGGTCCTGAGCGTCGAGGCGTCGCAGTCGGTGAACTTCCTCTTCCTGTTCGTGCCCTACCTCAGCTCGGGCTTCGTCGAGATCGAGACGATGCCGTCGTGGTTGCACGGGTTCGCCGAGAACCAGCCGTTCACCCCGATCATCGAGACGTTCCGCGGCCTCCTGGCCGGTGCACCCGACGCGACGACGGTCCTCACCGCGATCGCGTGGCTCGTCGGCTTCCTGGCCGCGAGCTGCGCCACCGGCTCGATCCTCTACCGCCGCCGCACAGCCCGCTGA
- a CDS encoding NADPH-dependent F420 reductase, which produces MSSITIIGAGNMGSAITGLALAAGSEVQVLTREATDLDPRVAAGTVGDELKGDVVVLALPYGAVAEVVDLYADRLDGKVVVDITNPLDFATFDALVVPDGSSAAAQLQQRVPGARVLKAFNTNFAATLASGQVGPLPTTVLVAGDDADAKAALAGAVSGVRVVDAGSLKRAHELEALGFLQLTLAAGEKTSWTTGFALAE; this is translated from the coding sequence ATGAGCAGCATCACCATCATCGGCGCGGGCAACATGGGCTCCGCGATCACCGGCCTCGCGCTCGCCGCGGGCAGCGAGGTGCAGGTCCTCACACGCGAGGCGACCGACCTGGACCCGCGGGTCGCGGCCGGCACGGTAGGCGACGAGCTCAAGGGCGACGTCGTCGTCCTCGCCCTCCCGTACGGGGCCGTCGCGGAGGTCGTCGACCTCTACGCCGACCGCCTCGACGGCAAGGTCGTCGTCGACATCACCAACCCGCTCGACTTCGCCACCTTCGACGCCCTCGTCGTGCCCGACGGCTCGTCGGCCGCGGCGCAGCTCCAGCAGCGTGTGCCGGGCGCGCGCGTGCTCAAGGCGTTCAACACGAACTTCGCCGCGACCCTCGCGTCCGGGCAGGTCGGCCCGCTCCCGACGACGGTCCTCGTCGCAGGCGACGACGCGGACGCCAAGGCGGCGCTCGCCGGCGCGGTGTCCGGCGTCCGCGTGGTCGACGCCGGCTCGCTGAAGCGCGCGCACGAGCTCGAGGCCCTCGGCTTCCTGCAGCTCACGCTCGCCGCGGGGGAGAAGACGTCCTGGACGACGGGCTTCGCGCTCGCCGAGTGA
- a CDS encoding TetR/AcrR family transcriptional regulator C-terminal domain-containing protein yields MTDAPDLPPRLALAWGVAERPERTPKRELSIERIVETAIEIADADGLGAVSMAKVAQSLGFTTMSLYRYVTSKDDLLLLMQEAALDVEYPPAHDPADWRAELREWAQFTMAVFASHPWFLDIPVTGAPLTPNNLRGADSGLRALRSTPLDDEEKMSVILLVSGYARNAARLQTDLARAVTAAGGDEAVLGGGWGGALRELVDEVRFPYLRPLVEAGTYAEDGEIDDTAWGLERVLDGIAVYVDARDAGAPGAGRDSSAPGGTSDDAVGPAHGTGTETDPRDAVAPPEVAVHVKDPKVKKATLKRRDAERRVREAQKRVRELEKALREAEKAERETARAAVEKARG; encoded by the coding sequence ATGACGGACGCACCCGACCTCCCGCCCCGGCTCGCGCTCGCGTGGGGCGTCGCCGAACGTCCCGAGCGCACGCCCAAGCGCGAGCTGAGCATCGAGCGGATCGTCGAGACCGCCATCGAGATCGCCGACGCCGACGGGCTGGGCGCGGTCTCCATGGCGAAGGTCGCGCAGAGCCTCGGCTTCACGACGATGTCGCTCTACCGGTACGTGACGAGCAAGGACGACCTGCTGCTCCTCATGCAGGAGGCCGCGCTCGACGTCGAGTACCCGCCCGCGCACGACCCCGCGGACTGGCGCGCGGAGCTGCGCGAGTGGGCGCAGTTCACCATGGCGGTGTTCGCGTCCCACCCGTGGTTCCTCGACATCCCGGTGACCGGCGCGCCCCTCACGCCGAACAACCTGCGCGGGGCGGACAGCGGGCTGCGCGCCCTGCGCTCCACGCCGCTCGACGACGAGGAGAAGATGTCCGTCATCCTCCTCGTGAGCGGGTACGCGCGGAACGCCGCCCGCCTCCAGACGGACCTGGCCCGCGCGGTCACCGCGGCCGGCGGCGACGAGGCCGTCCTGGGCGGCGGCTGGGGCGGTGCGTTGCGCGAGCTCGTCGACGAGGTGCGCTTCCCCTACCTGCGCCCGCTCGTCGAGGCAGGCACGTACGCGGAGGACGGCGAGATCGATGACACCGCGTGGGGCCTCGAGCGCGTCCTCGACGGGATCGCGGTCTACGTCGACGCACGGGACGCGGGTGCCCCCGGCGCGGGGCGAGACTCCTCCGCCCCGGGCGGTACGTCCGACGACGCGGTCGGCCCGGCCCACGGCACGGGCACGGAGACCGACCCGCGCGACGCCGTCGCCCCGCCAGAGGTGGCTGTGCACGTCAAGGACCCGAAGGTGAAGAAGGCGACGCTCAAGCGGCGCGACGCCGAGCGTCGGGTGCGGGAGGCGCAGAAGAGGGTGCGCGAGCTCGAGAAGGCGCTGCGCGAGGCGGAGAAGGCCGAGCGCGAGACGGCCCGGGCGGCGGTGGAGAAGGCTCGCGGCTGA